ACCATTTTATCAGTTGTCAAACCTGATCATACCTTGCTTTTTAGCTTAACCGCGAGAAGCCTCAAGCTTTATTTTCTCAAATAAGCGTGAGATGAATCGCGTCCTTATTTTATTTCATCTTGATTCTGTATATAAGTTTTAAGGGTTGAAATAGTAACACCACCACAACTAGCCACAAAATATGAACCATTCCAAAATACATCTTTATGGTAGCTTTGCTCTATCTCAGGGAATTCTTGTCTTAACCTTCTACT
The sequence above is drawn from the Gloeocapsa sp. DLM2.Bin57 genome and encodes:
- a CDS encoding IS200/IS605 family transposase, translated to SRRLRQEFPEIEQSYHKDVFWNGSYFVASCGGVTISTLKTYIQNQDEIK